A DNA window from Maribellus comscasis contains the following coding sequences:
- a CDS encoding YdeI/OmpD-associated family protein, which translates to MAKKYEYKTILIKGPQLGVFAEFPFESAKEFGTRKAIRVKAAFDGKMYRMSLLPHGNGTHWLHLKKDIRKAIGKTEGDSVHIVVEKDEAPPEITVPEYLQWLLEDDPKMMKAFNKLSYSAKKFWVGFIDEPKSKDGKVTRVNRFFEFLMENKMK; encoded by the coding sequence ATGGCTAAAAAATACGAATACAAAACCATTCTGATTAAAGGGCCGCAATTGGGTGTTTTTGCCGAATTCCCTTTTGAAAGTGCAAAGGAATTTGGCACACGAAAAGCGATTCGAGTAAAAGCTGCATTCGACGGGAAAATGTACCGGATGAGTTTACTTCCTCACGGAAACGGCACCCACTGGCTACACCTGAAAAAAGACATCCGCAAGGCCATTGGGAAAACCGAAGGTGACAGCGTTCATATTGTTGTTGAAAAAGATGAAGCTCCTCCCGAAATAACAGTTCCGGAGTATTTGCAGTGGCTGCTGGAAGATGACCCAAAAATGATGAAGGCATTTAATAAACTGAGCTATTCTGCTAAAAAATTCTGGGTCGGATTTATTGACGAACCAAAATCAAAAGACGGGAAAGTTACACGTGTGAACCGTTTTTTTGAGTTTTTGATGGAAAACAAAATGAAGTAA
- a CDS encoding carboxypeptidase-like regulatory domain-containing protein gives MPTHRILLLLLLLENVFAVHSQNVEAFIKEPNTIRFQKLYLHTDREFYFSGDSLWFAAYLVEGQSHIPVPESCNLYIDLIGEDGDIIKNEMFVIQNGLGRGWLSLSNSTELEGNYLLRAYTDYLKNFGDDAFFTKTIRVSTVKNSFELSSSQRSIDKNWALDTLNQISAGESPENKIDVSFLPEAGFLLAGESNCVTFVAADKSGKKIPVSGTLFDEKNKPVLTFQSIYKGAGKFYFYPKTGDTYFAQIGENHFELPEVKESGAKLKLVNQGKLQIQLVVQGKDTGRGQWTLVAMNRGRGLFYMEINRRKINSILKIDTKKLRGGINRLVLLDDKLNPVSERLVFINDDINHLHVRLNDKQLSTREMVQINIQDTVGSDISFLSMAVVDENYLNATGVSQNMASYLLLDSELKGHIEAPADYFISDDSLDSQTKLDLLMTTNGWSNYIWNDLDKDSVEIKFEPQLGFNFEGQVKRAIGNKTLPEGDVTMMLFKSDSTKQIIDQPLDENGNFKFSNIFFTDSASVFVQARNKRNKNSVQFEMELPKITLLPIDIQRLKVLQDFTGIPLSLYRQRYLNDLRLKEFYPDRDTRLIDEIDVTARKPEPKIKTGTPQKNKGAYQLTWEMTAGSIDIVQYLTTRVPGVYSSLIWNEEKKKNDVFIKLSPGEASGIANFFIDGYRYIEYDEVRSYNISDIKTIEIISPPMSYAFGARAMWGAINLTFKTGDERTLDRPLLGGMVEKIKGLASVKEFYSPQYTPENINSETPDFRNTLYWNPSLILGNGPAEVLFFTCDNVSRYKVLVEGVSENGQICLGSADFTVDRFRSSDADTETSETDNSTKEKSENIPVSETVNPESSNHEEYYIEGTISRKNKNTSKDFITGTVQNNNGAPVEFATLYNTGKKTSCITDENGFFSLEARVNDSVEIKHLNYKTKRFLIDTKNKDFVLSSKDFQIEEVLVSPQFAFNLFNKSCENTWKTFKDENIARAYAKCTRKLYGETFAQEAFLDLDIVQKKLRSYKKGENTNIYRVQEKIEKHREIQDNDFLIDLNLFYPPVQQIYWVDLPKQFNYLKKEESNSIKLILASKTTYDHKCNIEIIINKKDTTLLSFAMVKKDIKLPYLHSKLVFEKPQEVWDTIPVQKTYHYIKYDYSDGFGYLSEYVQGAVINPGREIEVSEHLKTYKNGVESLTIRKNRKRIFDNRITLRSIKNRYETEFWENQYTTGASPYDFKTLENLKIKD, from the coding sequence ATGCCAACACATCGTATTTTATTACTGCTTCTTTTGTTGGAAAATGTTTTTGCAGTTCATTCCCAAAATGTGGAAGCATTTATAAAAGAGCCAAACACCATACGATTTCAAAAACTCTATCTCCACACCGACCGGGAATTTTACTTTTCGGGCGACTCGCTCTGGTTTGCAGCATACCTGGTGGAAGGACAGTCGCACATACCGGTTCCTGAGTCATGCAACTTATACATCGATTTAATTGGTGAAGATGGAGATATTATAAAAAACGAAATGTTTGTGATTCAAAACGGGTTGGGCCGGGGTTGGCTTTCACTTTCCAATTCCACTGAATTGGAAGGAAACTATTTGCTGCGTGCCTATACCGACTACCTGAAAAATTTTGGCGACGACGCCTTTTTCACCAAAACCATCAGGGTTTCCACCGTTAAAAATTCTTTTGAACTGTCTTCGAGCCAGCGAAGTATTGATAAAAACTGGGCTCTTGACACATTAAATCAAATTTCAGCCGGAGAATCACCGGAAAATAAAATCGATGTTTCATTTCTCCCGGAAGCTGGGTTTCTGCTTGCCGGCGAATCAAATTGTGTAACGTTTGTAGCGGCTGACAAATCAGGAAAAAAAATCCCGGTTTCAGGAACTCTTTTTGATGAAAAAAACAAGCCGGTATTAACTTTTCAATCCATTTACAAAGGTGCCGGAAAATTCTATTTCTATCCTAAAACCGGGGATACTTACTTTGCACAAATTGGAGAAAACCACTTTGAACTTCCCGAGGTAAAAGAAAGTGGCGCAAAACTGAAACTGGTAAATCAGGGAAAACTGCAGATACAATTGGTTGTTCAGGGGAAAGATACGGGCCGCGGACAGTGGACACTTGTTGCGATGAATCGCGGCAGGGGCTTATTTTATATGGAAATCAACCGCCGGAAGATAAACTCGATTCTAAAAATAGATACAAAAAAACTACGGGGTGGAATCAACCGGCTGGTGCTGCTCGACGACAAATTGAACCCGGTTTCCGAGCGACTGGTTTTTATTAACGATGATATCAACCACCTACATGTCCGCTTAAACGACAAGCAACTGTCAACCCGCGAAATGGTTCAGATAAATATTCAAGACACGGTCGGTTCCGACATATCATTTCTTTCAATGGCTGTAGTTGATGAAAACTATCTGAATGCCACCGGAGTTTCACAAAACATGGCTTCGTATTTATTACTCGATTCGGAGTTAAAAGGCCATATTGAAGCGCCGGCTGATTATTTTATTTCCGACGATTCGCTCGACTCCCAAACTAAACTCGATTTGCTGATGACAACAAACGGATGGAGCAATTACATCTGGAATGATTTGGATAAAGATTCCGTAGAAATAAAATTTGAACCGCAACTGGGATTTAATTTTGAAGGACAGGTAAAACGCGCCATTGGAAACAAAACTCTCCCTGAAGGCGATGTTACCATGATGCTTTTTAAAAGCGACAGTACAAAACAAATTATCGACCAGCCGCTCGATGAAAACGGAAATTTTAAATTCAGCAACATCTTTTTTACCGACTCAGCCTCTGTTTTTGTGCAGGCTCGCAATAAAAGAAACAAAAACAGTGTACAGTTTGAAATGGAGCTGCCAAAAATAACACTTCTTCCAATCGATATTCAACGGTTGAAGGTATTACAGGACTTTACCGGCATTCCTTTATCGCTATACCGGCAACGCTACCTGAATGACTTACGGTTAAAGGAATTTTATCCGGACAGAGATACACGATTGATTGATGAAATTGATGTAACAGCCCGCAAACCCGAACCAAAAATAAAAACCGGAACACCTCAGAAAAATAAAGGCGCATATCAATTAACGTGGGAAATGACTGCAGGCAGCATAGACATTGTGCAATATCTTACTACAAGAGTCCCAGGAGTTTATTCTAGTCTGATTTGGAATGAAGAGAAAAAAAAGAACGATGTATTTATAAAATTATCACCCGGAGAAGCGAGTGGCATTGCAAATTTTTTTATTGATGGGTACCGGTACATAGAATACGATGAAGTCCGAAGTTACAACATAAGTGATATTAAAACGATAGAGATTATATCACCTCCAATGTCTTATGCTTTTGGAGCACGTGCAATGTGGGGGGCAATAAACCTTACGTTTAAAACAGGAGATGAAAGAACTCTGGACAGGCCATTATTAGGTGGGATGGTAGAGAAGATTAAAGGTTTGGCATCTGTTAAAGAATTTTATTCACCACAATACACACCGGAAAATATAAATTCAGAAACACCTGATTTCAGAAATACTTTATACTGGAATCCGAGTCTTATTTTAGGAAATGGCCCGGCAGAAGTTTTATTTTTTACCTGCGACAATGTTTCGCGCTACAAAGTTCTGGTGGAAGGAGTTTCGGAAAACGGGCAGATTTGTTTGGGAAGTGCTGATTTTACTGTTGACCGGTTCCGAAGTTCAGACGCAGATACAGAAACATCAGAAACAGATAATTCAACAAAAGAAAAAAGCGAAAATATACCGGTTTCTGAAACAGTTAATCCTGAAAGTAGTAACCATGAGGAATATTACATTGAAGGAACGATTTCAAGGAAAAATAAAAATACCAGTAAAGACTTTATTACCGGAACTGTACAAAACAACAACGGCGCTCCGGTTGAATTTGCCACATTGTACAATACCGGGAAAAAAACTTCGTGTATTACCGATGAGAACGGATTTTTCAGCCTGGAAGCACGGGTTAACGATTCGGTTGAAATAAAACATTTGAACTATAAAACAAAACGTTTCCTGATCGATACTAAAAACAAAGATTTTGTTCTTTCATCCAAAGACTTTCAAATTGAAGAAGTGTTGGTTTCTCCACAATTTGCTTTCAATCTTTTTAACAAAAGCTGCGAAAACACATGGAAAACATTTAAAGATGAAAATATCGCCAGGGCTTATGCAAAATGTACCCGGAAATTATATGGCGAAACATTTGCACAGGAGGCTTTTTTGGACTTGGATATTGTTCAGAAAAAACTTCGGTCATACAAAAAAGGAGAGAACACCAATATATACCGGGTTCAGGAAAAAATAGAAAAACACAGAGAAATTCAGGACAACGATTTTTTGATTGATTTGAATTTATTTTATCCACCGGTTCAGCAAATATACTGGGTTGATTTACCTAAACAATTCAACTATCTGAAAAAAGAAGAAAGTAACTCTATAAAATTAATTCTTGCCAGCAAAACAACATATGATCACAAGTGCAATATTGAAATAATCATTAATAAAAAAGATACTACCCTGCTTTCGTTTGCGATGGTAAAAAAAGACATTAAACTTCCCTATTTACATTCAAAACTGGTTTTTGAAAAGCCACAGGAAGTATGGGATACAATTCCTGTTCAGAAAACCTACCATTACATAAAATATGATTATTCTGATGGATTTGGATATTTATCGGAGTACGTACAGGGTGCGGTTATTAATCCGGGTCGGGAAATAGAAGTTTCTGAACATTTAAAAACATACAAAAACGGAGTTGAGTCACTAACAATCCGAAAAAACCGCAAACGAATTTTTGACAACAGAATTACTTTACGTTCTATTAAAAACCGATACGAAACCGAGTTTTGGGAAAACCAGTATACAACAGGAGCATCTCCTTATGATTTTAAAACTTTGGAAAATCTAAAAATAAAAGACTAA
- a CDS encoding aminotransferase class I/II-fold pyridoxal phosphate-dependent enzyme: protein MKKSGFTTLALNVPYPKNDPHKSLQIPLYESVAFEFDSAEQIEANFKGEYVAHTYSRASSPTVEYFELKLKTLTQSNGVLAVSSGMAAISNTILAISKSGDNIISGSQLFGHTLSLFQQTLPDFGIDVRFSDLKDSGKLEELIDKNTRAIYFETVTNPQLEIADIEMLSEISRKYGIVLISDSTVTPPNVFNAGKLGINIEVFSATKHISGGTAFGGVVIDHGNYDWRLNPNFKDFIEKFKDNAFIAKLRKNIYRNTGGSMAPQTAKFLIQGLDILELRVEKCYQNCLALGKFLSSNQKVKKVGYPGLEADSRNFLAKKYFSGIPGTIMTFDLESKEACFAFMNKLQIVRRATNLNDNKTLIIHPHSTIYAEFSEEERKIADVRDTMMRLSVGIENVEDLISDIKQALS, encoded by the coding sequence ATGAAAAAAAGCGGATTTACAACACTTGCATTAAATGTTCCCTATCCCAAAAATGACCCTCATAAAAGTTTACAGATTCCTCTTTATGAGAGTGTTGCTTTTGAATTTGATTCAGCAGAACAGATCGAAGCCAATTTTAAAGGCGAATATGTGGCTCATACTTATTCACGTGCATCGAGTCCGACAGTAGAATATTTTGAGTTAAAACTAAAAACGTTAACCCAGAGCAATGGTGTATTGGCGGTAAGCTCAGGAATGGCTGCTATTTCAAATACGATTCTGGCTATTTCAAAATCAGGAGATAATATCATTTCAGGGAGTCAACTGTTTGGACATACATTATCATTATTTCAGCAAACGTTGCCGGATTTTGGAATAGATGTCCGGTTTTCTGATTTGAAAGACAGCGGTAAGCTTGAAGAGCTGATTGATAAGAATACACGAGCCATTTATTTTGAAACGGTTACCAACCCGCAGTTGGAAATTGCTGATATTGAGATGTTGTCAGAAATTTCCCGCAAATATGGAATTGTTTTAATATCAGATAGCACTGTAACTCCTCCCAATGTTTTTAATGCCGGGAAGTTGGGGATAAATATTGAGGTTTTTTCAGCAACCAAACACATCTCTGGAGGAACTGCTTTTGGTGGTGTTGTTATCGATCATGGAAATTACGATTGGCGCCTGAATCCAAACTTTAAAGATTTTATAGAGAAATTTAAGGACAATGCGTTTATTGCAAAACTTCGCAAAAATATTTACCGAAACACCGGCGGAAGTATGGCACCACAAACCGCGAAGTTTCTGATCCAGGGATTGGATATCCTGGAACTTCGGGTCGAAAAATGTTATCAGAATTGCCTGGCTTTGGGGAAGTTTTTAAGCTCAAATCAGAAAGTAAAAAAAGTTGGGTATCCGGGTTTGGAAGCCGATTCGCGAAATTTCCTCGCAAAAAAATATTTTAGTGGAATTCCGGGAACAATCATGACCTTCGACCTTGAATCAAAAGAAGCCTGTTTTGCGTTTATGAACAAGTTGCAAATAGTCCGGCGGGCCACTAATTTAAACGATAATAAAACGTTAATTATTCATCCTCACTCAACAATTTACGCCGAATTTTCAGAGGAGGAAAGGAAAATTGCCGACGTGCGTGATACCATGATGCGGCTTTCCGTTGGGATTGAAAACGTGGAAGATCTGATTTCAGATATAAAGCAGGCTCTTTCATAA
- a CDS encoding alpha amylase C-terminal domain-containing protein, which yields MSNTLPKLVQDDQWLQPFSGFIQHWTELAEKKEKDLIGKGSLNEFASGYLYFGLHKTETGWVIREWLPNATHIFLIGTFNNWQEEKQYEFKPLGNGVWELRLESAALTHGDLYALNVHWAINFGKRIPAWATRVVQDSETNIFNAQVWAPDKPYEWNHPEYRKTEEPPLIYEAHIGMAGEEERVHTYNEFREKMLPRIKANGYNTVQLMAIPEHPYYGSFGYHVSSFFAASSRFGTPFELKQLIDEAHGMGMAVIMDLVHSHAVKNEIEGLGKYDGTRFQFFHDGPKGEHPAWDSYCFNYSKNEVLHFLLSNIKYWLEEYKFDGFRFDGVTSMLYFDHGLEKAFTNYHDYFGPNTDLEATTYFRLANKLIKQVKPDSIAIAEDVSGMPGLAVPVESGGLGFDYRMAMGMPDFWIKIIKEKSDDEWDVGDIFHQLTSKRMDEKVVSYAESHDQALVGDKTIIFRLIDKEMYFSMRKDQPNMIVDRGITLHKMIRLATATTAGGAYLNFMGNEFGHPEWIDFPREGNGWSYKHCRRIWNIAEDPELKFHWLYDFDKEMIQLISKNKLLTIPEVNMVMENKPDKVFAFHRGLFLFVFNFNPSQSFTDFGIPLGPGKYKIVLNTDSGRFGGNDLVDEDISYYTLPSGGITSQHYLKLYLPARTALVLKKIDFPKIK from the coding sequence ATGAGTAATACACTTCCAAAGCTTGTCCAAGATGATCAATGGCTTCAGCCATTTTCGGGATTTATTCAACACTGGACAGAACTGGCCGAAAAAAAAGAAAAAGACCTGATTGGAAAAGGCTCGCTGAACGAATTTGCATCCGGTTATCTTTATTTTGGTTTACACAAAACCGAAACGGGATGGGTTATCAGAGAATGGCTTCCAAATGCCACACACATTTTTTTAATTGGCACTTTTAACAACTGGCAAGAAGAGAAACAATACGAATTCAAACCTTTGGGAAACGGAGTTTGGGAGTTACGCCTTGAAAGCGCCGCACTAACCCACGGCGATTTATATGCACTAAATGTACATTGGGCTATTAATTTTGGGAAAAGGATACCTGCCTGGGCTACGCGCGTTGTGCAGGATTCGGAAACAAATATATTCAATGCTCAGGTGTGGGCGCCCGATAAACCTTATGAATGGAATCATCCTGAATACCGAAAAACGGAAGAACCTCCTTTAATTTATGAAGCCCACATCGGGATGGCTGGAGAAGAGGAGCGTGTGCATACTTATAATGAATTCAGGGAAAAAATGCTACCGCGAATTAAAGCCAACGGATATAACACGGTTCAGTTAATGGCCATCCCGGAACACCCGTATTATGGCAGTTTTGGCTACCATGTTTCCAGTTTTTTTGCAGCGTCGTCGCGTTTTGGAACTCCCTTCGAATTAAAACAACTGATAGACGAAGCACATGGAATGGGGATGGCAGTCATCATGGATTTGGTACATTCTCACGCCGTAAAAAATGAAATTGAAGGTTTGGGAAAATACGATGGAACGCGTTTCCAGTTTTTTCATGACGGCCCCAAAGGCGAGCATCCGGCATGGGATTCTTACTGTTTTAATTATTCTAAAAACGAGGTTCTCCATTTTCTTTTGTCAAATATTAAATACTGGCTTGAAGAATATAAATTTGATGGATTCAGGTTTGATGGCGTAACAAGTATGTTGTATTTTGATCATGGTCTGGAAAAAGCATTTACAAACTACCATGATTATTTCGGGCCAAATACCGATCTGGAGGCAACCACATACTTTCGGCTGGCCAATAAATTAATAAAACAAGTAAAACCGGATTCAATTGCCATTGCAGAAGATGTTTCCGGGATGCCGGGTTTAGCTGTTCCTGTTGAAAGTGGCGGATTGGGGTTCGACTATCGAATGGCGATGGGAATGCCAGACTTCTGGATTAAAATTATAAAAGAAAAATCAGATGATGAATGGGATGTAGGTGATATTTTTCACCAGCTTACTTCGAAACGAATGGACGAAAAAGTGGTAAGTTATGCCGAATCTCACGACCAGGCACTTGTAGGCGACAAAACAATCATTTTTCGCCTCATCGATAAAGAGATGTATTTCAGTATGCGAAAAGATCAACCCAATATGATTGTCGATCGTGGCATTACCCTGCACAAAATGATTCGTTTGGCCACAGCAACAACAGCGGGGGGAGCCTATTTGAATTTTATGGGAAATGAATTTGGACATCCTGAATGGATCGATTTTCCACGGGAAGGAAACGGATGGTCGTATAAACACTGCCGCCGAATCTGGAATATCGCAGAAGATCCGGAGTTAAAGTTTCACTGGCTTTATGATTTTGATAAAGAAATGATTCAACTCATCAGCAAAAATAAGCTGTTAACTATTCCCGAAGTAAATATGGTTATGGAAAACAAACCGGACAAGGTTTTTGCTTTCCACCGCGGTTTATTCCTATTTGTTTTCAATTTTAATCCTTCTCAGTCGTTTACCGATTTTGGTATTCCGCTGGGGCCCGGAAAATACAAAATTGTTCTAAATACCGACTCAGGTAGGTTTGGCGGTAATGATCTGGTGGATGAAGACATCAGTTATTACACATTGCCCAGTGGTGGGATTACCAGCCAGCATTATCTGAAGTTATATTTGCCTGCACGTACCGCTTTGGTTCTCAAAAAAATTGATTTTCCCAAAATAAAATAA
- a CDS encoding GSCFA domain-containing protein — translation MVKTKFQTVVEIPSYNRKTSYSKKNVFLGSCFTENVGNKMADLKYNVDINPFGILYNPASVANGINILLEELQIDEKELVHHNGLWHSFFHHGKFSDSDKNKTLENINSRLRFSSEYLKSTDFLFVTFGTAWIFEYKKTGEVVSNCHKIPAAEFGRRRLNPEEIENKYLQLLPKVWEQNPDCKIIFTVSPVRHWKDGAVENQRSKATLILAIDSIIRKFGTEKCNYFPSYEIMMDELRDYRFYADDMIHVSEVGIDHIWNLFEENLIDENSKFLKNRIQKIKKAFLHRPYNRVSKEYLDFLNTALKQVKELQKEFPNLNFELEKNHFKVEFDEIKKKFEQF, via the coding sequence ATGGTAAAAACAAAATTTCAGACGGTAGTTGAAATCCCCTCCTATAACCGGAAAACGAGTTATTCCAAAAAAAATGTTTTTTTAGGATCGTGTTTTACCGAAAACGTGGGCAACAAAATGGCTGATCTGAAATACAATGTGGACATCAATCCTTTTGGTATTTTATACAATCCGGCATCTGTTGCAAACGGAATTAATATTCTTTTGGAAGAGTTGCAAATTGATGAAAAGGAACTCGTGCATCACAATGGACTATGGCACAGTTTTTTTCATCACGGAAAATTTTCTGATTCGGATAAAAACAAAACACTTGAGAACATAAATTCAAGACTCCGGTTTTCATCCGAGTACCTGAAATCAACTGATTTCCTTTTTGTAACATTCGGAACAGCATGGATTTTTGAATATAAAAAAACAGGAGAGGTGGTTTCCAATTGCCATAAAATACCTGCTGCTGAGTTCGGGCGTCGTCGATTGAACCCTGAGGAAATTGAAAATAAATACCTTCAATTGTTGCCAAAAGTGTGGGAACAAAATCCGGATTGTAAAATTATTTTTACAGTTAGTCCTGTTCGGCACTGGAAAGATGGTGCCGTTGAAAATCAGCGCAGCAAAGCAACACTGATTTTAGCGATTGATAGCATCATTCGGAAATTTGGAACAGAAAAATGTAATTACTTTCCTTCTTACGAAATAATGATGGATGAATTACGCGATTACCGGTTTTATGCAGACGATATGATTCATGTTTCTGAAGTTGGAATAGACCATATCTGGAATTTGTTTGAAGAGAACTTAATAGATGAAAACAGTAAGTTCCTAAAGAACAGAATTCAAAAAATAAAAAAGGCATTCCTGCATCGTCCCTACAACCGTGTTTCAAAAGAATATTTAGACTTTTTGAACACAGCGTTAAAACAAGTTAAAGAGTTGCAAAAAGAATTCCCCAATCTTAATTTTGAGTTAGAAAAAAATCATTTTAAGGTTGAATTTGATGAAATCAAAAAGAAGTTCGAACAATTCTGA